DNA sequence from the Cyanobium sp. WAJ14-Wanaka genome:
GTGGTTGATGCCGCCCAATATTTCCTTGCTGATCGCGGCCAGCTGCACCTAATAGGCAATTCAATCGGCGCCGTGGTCGCCCTGGCAGCTGCCAAGCGAATGGAGGCCCTAGGCACGGCCCCAACCCAGGTTGTGCTGATTGACTGTGCCCAAAGAACCCTCGACGACAAACGGGCAGCCCAACTCTCCGGATTCGAACAAACCACCCGCCCTTTAACCAAACAACTGGTACGCCAACGCTGGCTGATATCGCCGCTCTTCCAGTTACTAGCCCAACCTGGCTTCATTCGCCAAGTGCTGAACAAGGCCTACCCGAGTGGGGCCAACATCGACGCAGATTTAATAGAACTGCTTCATAAACCAAGTACAACCCCAGGCGCAAGCGAGAGTTTTCGAGGCTTTGTGAACCTGTTCAATGATTACTTGGCACCAGAAATTTTGGCCGAGTTCAAGACACCTGTTCGCATGCTTTGGGGAGAAAAAGACCCCTGGGAAGATGTGGTAGAAGCACAACGCTGGGCCGAGGATTTCGCCTGCATAAAAGAGTTAAGGGTGCTACCTGGTCTCGGACATTGCCCCCACGACGAGGCTCCAGAAATCGTCAATCCAATCCTCAAGGAGTGGATCAGCGCACCTGGGCCACCAAAAAACTAAACGGAAGATCCAAGAGCTTGCCAGCCTTGGGCACATAAGCTCGCTTGGTGAAAACGTCGTATTGATGCTGCTCAATCACATCAAGGATGCCGCGATATAGGCGCAACGAGGCCCACACTGGCCAACGGGCATCGGGGGCCAGCCAGCGAACTCCTGCCTCCGAACGGGCAAACCAGTCCCTGGCTCGCCCTAGCTGAAAGCGCATCAACTCACGCCAATTATCATTGAGGGTGCCGGCAAATAAATCGTCTTCGCTGTAGCCAAACCGCTCTAGGTCCTCGAGGGGAAGATAAATTCGGCCCCGTCCCCGATCCTCACCCACATCCCTGAGGATATTGGTGAGTTGGTTAGCGATACCCAGGGCCACGGCTGCATTAGAAGTGTCGGGTCGATCACTCCAGGGGGCGGTGATGTAGGCCGCGTCCAGGCCCATCACCTCCTGGGTCATCAAACCAACTGTTCCCGCAACCCGATAGCAGTAGAGCTCCAGCTCTTGGAAGGTGGCGTAGCGATGCTTCTGGAGATCCATGCGCTGGCCCTCGATCATTTCGAGGTAGGCCTGCAATGGCTGGGGAAAACGCTCAATCGTGTCGTGCATCACCAAATCGAGGCCATCGCGCACCTCCCCCGCAAATAGTTCCCGGGTGCGCTGCTCCCAGCCATCGAGCCGTCGGGCCAACTCCTCCTCGGGCAGGGCCTGGGCCTCAGGGCTGTCCATCAACTCATCGGTGCGGCGGCACCACACATAAATCGCCCAGATAGCCCGTCGTTTGACCGGCGGCATCAAGAGGGTCCCGAGATAAAAAGTCTTTGCCCACTCAGCTGTCTCGAGCCGGCATTCCTCGTAGGCCTGGTCGAGCGTGGGCAAGGGGGTCATCGGGGAGGCGGAGCTCAAGCCTCGACCGGGCTGCGGTCAATCGCCGCCGCACACTGCTTGCCGCTGAGTACGGCCCCTTCCATAGATGCGAGATAGCGCTGCATGGTGTAGCAACCCGCCAGGAAAAAGTTGTCGATGGGGGATGCCTGGTCGGGCCGCAACTGCTGGCAACCGGGCACGGTTTTGTAGACCGAAAGCGGCGTTTTTACCACAATCGACTTACGCAACTTAGCCTGATCATCACCGGTGAAATGGGTGGGGAAAAGTCGCTTTAGCTCCTCCATGGTGGCGGCCACAATCTCCTCATCGGGCCTGCCAATCCAATCCTTGGCTGGGGCAAAGACCAGCTCCAACATCGAGCGCTTGGGATCTTCATATTCACGGCAGGTATTACTCATGTCGGCATAGACACTCAATAAATCGCTGCGGCTGAAGAGCAGGTGATCAATCTCGGTGAGCTTGCGATCAAACCAGAGGTGGATGTTGATCACGGGCACCCCATTCAAGCCGTCGAGCTTTTTGAAATAGGGCAGGTCTTTCCAGGCCTCCGGGATCAACAACTTAAATGGATCCACGGGCATGGCACTCACATAGGCATCAGCCACAACGGTGCGGGGTTCCTTGCCCTTAATCCCCCCGATCCGGAAGCCGGCCACGGTTCCATCGCCATTGAGCTCGATCTCACGCAGGGGCGAATCGAGGTGCACTTCGCCGCCACGGGCTCGGATGTAGTCCACCATCGGCTCGCACAGGCGCTCGGGGGGATTGCCATCCAGGAAGGCCATCTTTGATCCATCGCCCTCCTGCAGAAAACGGTTAAGGGCAGTCAGCACCACGGTGCTGGAAATCTCCTCAGGATTGATGAAGTTGAGGGCCTTGCTCATCGCCAGGAAGACCTCATCATTCACCCGTTCTGGAATGTTGTGGATCCGCAACCACTCAGTCCAGGAGTATTGGTCGCACTCCTCGACATACCCCTGGCCCCGCAGGATCGCCGGCACCAAGCCCAGGCCGAAGGAAATTTTCTCCGGCCAGCTGAGCATGTCGTTGTTGCCCAGGATTGCGGCCAAGCCATTGAGGGGGGCCGGCAGGTCGGGGAAATCAAAACGGCTATAGGTGCCCGGGGTTTCCTTCTGGTTAAAGATCATCGAGTGGGATTTCCACTGCAGGCGGTCTTCGATATCCAGCTCATTAAAGAGCTGGCGCATGTTGCGGTAGGCACCAAAAAAGATGTGCAGACCGGTTTCGTACCAGTCGCCGTCTTCGTCCTGCCAGGCAGCCACCTTGCCTCCGAGCACATCACGGGCTTCCACCACCACGGGAGTGTGGCCGGCATCACAGAGATATTTGGCACACGAAAGGCCGGCAAGACCCGCCCCAGCGATGACGACCCGCATTCCGACTTGAAAATTCAAGGCCAACCTTAAAGGGCTCACTTCAAGGCCAGGGGCTGCTCGAGCTGCCTAAAGTGAAAAGGCTTGCTGCGTCCAGCAAATTTTCCAACGTGTCTGAAGCCGAGATCCTGCTGAAGTCGACCACCCGCCACGTGCGGATTTTCACCGCCAGCGTGGTGGACGGCAATCTCGTGCCGAAGCCTGGCGAGTTGACCATGGATCTAGACCCCGACAACGAATTTGTCTGGGATGGGCCGGTGCTGGCCAAGGTTCAGCAGCGCTTTGGCGAACTGGTGGATTCCTTCGCCGGCGCTGATTTGAGCGAATACAACCTGCGCCGCATCGGCTCAGACCTGGAGGGCTTCATCCGCCAGCTCCTACAGGCCGGGGAGCTGCGCTACAACCCCGACGCCCGGGTGCTGAATTATTCGATGGGCCTCCCCCGCAGCCCTGAAAGCCTGTGACCCGCTCCCGCTATCGCCCTGACCCCAGATATGGGGAGGAAAGCCGCGGACCCAGCAGGGGGAACCCTGGCCGGGGGCCCGGCGGTCCTGGCGGCAATGGCCCCGGAGACGGCAAGGGACCCTTTCAGTTCAATGTGGCCACCGTGGCAGTGCTGGCGGGGGTGTTGGTGGTGGGAATCGGCATTGGCACCAGCCTTTCCAGTAACACCCAGGGGGATCAGGGCAACATTGCCAGCAGCCAGCAGCTCGACATGGCCGTGGCCGACCCTGAGTTCTGCAAGCAGTGGGGAGCCAGCGCCTTCGTGATGGATGTTGAGCTCTACACAACCATGAACCCCAGCTCCAGCTTCGTCACCCAGCCGGCGCTCAAGCCCGGTTGCGTAATTCGCCGGGAGAACTGGAGTGTGCTCCAAAAAGAGGGGGCGGTAACGGCGGAGCAAATGCGTCAGTGCAAGCAGCGCATGAACACCTTCGCCTACATCGGCTCGGTCAAGGACAAGCCGATCGTGCGCTGCGTCTACCAAACCGATATCAGCGAGAACAAATTCCTCACCAAGGGCGTCGCTGACGACACCGTGGGCATAACCCCTGAAGCGGACAAGTTCTAGGGGGCTTGTCCCGCTTGGAGGGGGCGCCGTAGGGGGCTATCGGGGCTGGCAAAAACCGGCAGCACCTCCTTGCGAAAGGCGTCCGAGGCGCGGGAGCAGTAGCGGGCTGGGTGGGTGATCAATTTCAGCTGGCGCCGCACCAGCAAATCAGCCACCTGGGGGCGATGCAGGCTGCCAGCCGAGAGCTCCCGTTCAATCGAAACCACCGGTAGAAAGGCAGCCCCCAGCTCCGATTGCACCGCATTTTTGATCGCCTCAAAGGAGTTGAGCTCCATCTCGATCTTGAGGCGCGCCACATCCAGACCCGAGCGGGCCAGCAGCTGGTCGACCATTTTTCGGGTGGTCGACTGGGAGTCGAGGCAGACAAACCCCAGCCGGTAGAGGTCGTCCTTGGTGAGTTCAGGCAACCGAGCCAGGGGGTGTTTAGTCGGCAGCACCAGGGCCAATTCATCGCTGGCGTAGGGCACCACCTGCAGCAACTCGCCCAGTTCGGTGGGCAATTCGCCGCCGATGATCGCCAAATCGATTTGGCCATTGGCCACGCTCCAGCCGGTGCGACGGGTGCTGTGCACCTGCAATTGCACAGCCACATCTGGATATTTCTGGCGAAACAGGCCGATCATCCGGGGCATCAAATAGGTGCCCGTGGTTTGGCTTGCCCCCACCACCAGGGATCCGCCCTTGAGGTTGTGAAGGTCGTCGAGGGCCCGGCAGGCCTCCTGACACTGGCTCAAGATCCGGTCGCAGTAGCTCAGCAGCAGGTGGCCCGCTTCCGTGAGCTGGGCCTTGCGGCCACCGCGATCAAAGAGCGAAACACTGAGCTGCTTCTCCAGGTTTTGGATTTGCAGACTCACCGCCGGCTGGGTGACATAAAGGCTGTCGGCCGCCTTTTTAAAGCTGCCCTCACTGGCAATAGCCCGCAGGATGCGGAGCTGGTCGAGGGTGAAAGGCAGATCTGCCATGGTCGCCATGCAGAACAAAACTCTAGGGGGGGCCGCCGGCAGCGAGAATCCGCAACTTCACAACTCCCCATCAGCCCCCGAGGCCCAACCCGTGAGCCCACACCACAGCAGCCTGGTGATGCTGGCCCTTCTGCTGGCCTTTGCTGTTTTGCACAGCGGCGGCGCATCGCTGCGGGCGTGGGGGGTGGAACGCATTGGCGAGCGGGCCTGGCGGGTGCTGTTTGCGGCCCTGAGCATCCCCTCAGCGGTGGTGGTGATTGGATATTTCCTGGCCCACCGCTACGACGGAACCCGCCTCTGGAACCTGCAGGAGCAGGCCTGGATCATTCCAGTGGTGTGGGTTGGCACCGCGATCAGCTTCCTGTTTCTCTATCCAGCCACCTACAACCTGCTGGAAATACCGGCGGTACTCAAGCCCCAGGTGCGCCTCTATGCCACCGGAATCATTCGCATCAGTCGCCATCCCCAGGCGGTGGGCCAGGTGCTCTGGTGCGCCACCCACCTGCTCTGGATAGGCAGCAGCTTCATGGTGGTCACCTGCTTTGGCTTGATTGCCCACCACCTATTTGCCATCTGGAATGGGGATCGGCGCCTGGCCAACCGTTTTGGCGCTGCCTTTGAGGAGCTCAAAGCCCACACCTCGGTGATCCCCTTTAGGGCCGTGCTCGATGGGCGCCAGCAGCTGGTTCTAGGCGAATTTCTGAGGCCGGCCCAGCTGGGCATTGCCATTGCCGTTGGCGTTTTCTGGTGGGCCCATCGCTGGATCGGCGCAGGCGCCACCACCTTTTCCCGCACGGGCCTGGGCCATCTGCTCGGCTAACTGGCTGAGCCAGCTGGCTCCAGGGCCGAACCGATGGGGAGCTCCCCACCAAGCGTGGAATCCCCCAACGAGCTGCCTAAACTCATTACAACAACAGGCCGCGCCGCAGCATGCCCTCAGCCGCTGAAATCGCCTGGTTAATACCCGTGTTGCCCCTGGCGGGGGCCTGCCTTGTGGGGCTGGGGCTGATCAGCTTCAACCGCACGATCAACCGACTGCGAAAACCCGTCGCGCTGCTGCTGATTAGCTGCGTGGGCGCCTCCGGCGTTTTGAGCTATGCAGTGCTGGCCGAACAACTGGCCGGCGCAGCCATGACGGAGGTGCTCTTCCCCTGGGCCACCGCCGGCACCTTCAGCCTGGAAATGGGGTTCCGGGTAGACGCATTGGGAGCCGTGATGCTGGCCCTGGTGACCACCATCGCCGTGCTGGTGATGATCTATTCAGATGGCTACATGGCCCACGACAAGGGTTATGTGCGCTTTTTCACCTACTTGGCCCTATTCAGCAGCTCGATGCTGGGCCTGATCATCAGCCCAAACCTGCTGGAGATCTACGTTTTCTGGGAGCTGGTGGGCATGTGCTCCTACTTGCTCGTGGGTTTTTGGTACGACCGCGATGGCGCCGCCAATGCGGCCCAGAAGGCCTTTGTTGTCAACAGGGTCGGCGACTTTGGGCTGCTGCTGGGAATCCTGGGGCTGTTTTGGGCCACGGGCAGCTTTGGTTTTGAGGAAATTGGCGTGCGCCTGCAGGAGGCAATAGCAGGGGGCAGCGTCAGCAATGGGGTGGCAATCCTGCTCTGCCTGCTGGTTTTCATGGGGCCCATGGCCAAGTCGGCCCAGTTCCCCCTTCACGTTTGGCTGCCCGATGCGATGGAGGGCCCCACACCTATCTCGGCCCTAATCCACGCAGCCACGATGGTGGCGGCCGGGGTGTTTTTGGTGGCCCGGCTCCAGCCGATCTACGTGCCCTTTGAGGCGGTGCAAACCGTGATTGCCGTGGTGGGCACCATCACCCTCTTCTTGGGGGCCTCAATCGCCCTCACCCAGATGGATCTCAAGAAGGGCCTCGCCTACAGCACCGTTTCCCAACTGGGCTACATGATGCTGGCCATGGGCTGCGGCGCGCCGGTGGCCGGGATGTTCCACCTGGTTACCCACGCCTTTTTCAAGGCGATGCTCTTCCTCTGCTCAGGCTCGGTGATCCACGCCATGGAAGAGGTGGTGGGCCATGAACCCGTGCTGGCCCAGGACATGCGCCTGATGGGTGGCCTGCGCAAATACATGCCCATAACCAGCGCCACCTTCCTGATCGGCTGCCTGGCCATCAGTGGCATCCCCCCCCTGGCGGGTTTTTGGAGCAAGGACGAGATCCTTGGCCAGGCCTTTGGCCATTTCCCCGTGCTCTGGGCAGCTGGCTTCATCACGGCTGGAATGACAGCTTTTTACATGTTCAGGCTGTACTTCCTCACCTTTGAGGGCAGCTTCCGGGGCGGAGACCAAACCATTCAGGCCCAACTGCTCTCAGCCGCCGGCAAGGGCCAGGGCGATGACGCCGCAGAAGCCCATGGCGGCAGCCACCACCATGCCGATCACCCCCATGAATCCGGCTGGCAGATGGCCATGCCCCTGGCCGTTTTGGCGGTGCCCTCGGCCCTGATCGGCCTGCTGGGGACCCCCTGGAACAGCCGCTTTGCCCGCCTGCTCAACCCCGAGGAAGCGGCCCACATGGCCTCCCACTTCAGCTGGGCCGAATTTCTACCCCTAGCTGGGGCCTCGGTGGGGGTTTCCCTGCTGGGCATCAGCATCGCCGTGCTCGCCTACGCCCTCCACAAGATCGACCTCGGCACAGCCGTGGCCGGCCGTTTTCCCACAATCAATGCCTTCTTTGCCAACAAGTGGTACCTCGATCAAATCAACGACAAGTTGTTTGTGCAGGGCAGCCGCAAGTTGGCCAAACAGGTGCTTGAGGTGGATTCAAAGGTGGTGGATGGGGTGGTCAACCTCACCGGCCTGGTGACCCTGGGCAGTGGTGAGGGCCTGAAGTATTTCGAAACCGGCCGGGCCCAGTTCTATGCCCTGATCGTGTTTGGCGGGGTGGTGGCCCTAGTGGTGCTGTTCGGTTCGCTGGGCTGATCCCGTCCCTAGGGCCGGGCAGATCGGCTCCATCAGCGCCATTGCTCTGTGTGACATCCCCGACCCGGGCGGGGTTGGGCTGGACAGGATTTCTACACTCCAGCCATTGGTGAGGTTTGGTTCGTGCCGTTCCCCTGGCTGAGCGCTTCGATCCTGTTTCCGATCGCCGCAGCCCTAGTTATTCCTTTCTTCCCCGACGAGGGGGAAGGCAAGCAGGTCCGCTGGTATGCCCTGGCGGTGGCCCTGATCACCTTCCTGCTGACGGTGGGTGGCTACCTGACTGGCTACGACCCGAGCGACCCCGGCCTGCAATTGGTGGAGCGGGTGCAGTGGCTGCCCAGCATCGGCCTGTCCTGGTCGGTGGCGGCGGATGGGATCTCGATGCCCCTGATCCTGCTCACCAGCTTCATCACGGCCTTGGCGGTGCTGGCGGCATGGCCTGTCACCTTCAAGCCCAAGCTGTTTTTCTTCCTGCTCCTGGCCATGGATGGCGGCCAGATCGCCGTCTTTGCAGTCCAGGACATGCTGCTGTTCTTCCTGGCCTGGGAACTGGAGCTGCTGCCGGTCTACCTCCTAATTGCGATCTGGGGGGGCAAAAAACGCCAATACGCAGCCACCAAGTTCATCATCTACACAGCGGGCAGCTCGCTTTTCATCCTCCTGGCGGGCCTGGCCATGGCCTTCTACGGCGGCGGCATCCCCACCTTTGAGTACAGCGAGCTGATGGCCAAGGGCTTCCCGCCCAGCTTCCAGTTGCTCTGTTACGCCGGCCTGCTGATTGCGTTTGGGGTGAAGCTGCCAATTGTGCCGCTGCACACCTGGCTGCCCGATGCCCATGGCGAGGCCACGGCCCCGGTGCACATGCTGCTGGCGGGCATCCTGCTGAAGATGGGCGGCTACGCCCTGCTGCGCTTCAACTGCCAAATACTCCCCGATGCCCACGCCCAATTCGCGCCCCTGCTGGTGGTGTTGGGGGTGGTGAACATCATCTATGCGGCCCTCACCTCCTTTGCCCAGCGCAATCTCAAGCGCAAAATCGCCTACAGCTCCATCAGCCACATGGGTTTTGTGCTGATTGGAATCGGCAGTTTCAGCGCCCTCGGCAGCAGTGGGGCGATGTTGCAGATGATCAGCCACGGACTGATCGGGGCAAGTCTGTTTTTCCTGGTGGGGGCCACCTACGACCGCACCCACACCCTGCAACTCGACGAGATGGGTGGCGTGGGCCAAAACATGCGCAAAATGTTTGCCCTCTGGACCATCTGCTCCCTGGCATCGCTTGCCCTGCCTGGCATGAGCGGCTTTGTGTCCGAACTGATGATCTTTGTGGGCTTCGCCACCGACGACGCCTACAGCCTGGCCTTCCGGATCGTGGTTGACGGCCTGGCCGCAATCGGGGTGATCCTGACGCCGATCTACCTGCTTTCGATGCTGCGGGAGATCTTCTACGGCAAGGAAAACGTTGAACTGGCCTCCCACACCCAGTTGGTGGATGCGGAACCCAGGGAGATCTACATCGTGGGTTGCCTGCTGGTGCCGATCATTGGCATTGGCCTCTATCCGCGGCTAATGACGGACACCTACCGGGCCTCCATGGAAGCCCTCGTGGCCCGAGATGAAAGTGCCATGAAGATGCTCAATTCAAGGGGGCCTGCCCCGATCGGCTCCGGCCTGATCCGCCAGGCGCCCCTCTCCGCACCTTCCCTGGGCTAGGCCACCACTCCAAGCCGCCACAGCTGGTGGCGAATGAAGCTGCTGGCCGGAACCGGCCGATACCGGTAGCGTGGAAATACAAATTCCCTGGGGAAACAGCAGCAAGTGGCAGAGGGGGGCGCCAGGCTGGCCATCCGGCTGCTGCAGGACGCGGCGGAACGGGGCGATCTCGACCCTTGGGATGTCGATGTAATTGCCGTGATCGACGGCTTTTTAGACCAATTGCGCCAGCGCATTGAGGTGCCGCGCCTGGTGGCAGCCTTGCGCCAGGGGCGAGGCGGCAGCTACGAACAGGACCTGGCCGAGAGCAGTGAAGCCTTTTTGGCCGCCTCCGTGCTCGTGGGCCTGAAGGCCGAGGTGTTGGAGGCTGCCACCTTCCCGCCGGCACCGATCGAAACCGACTTTGGCTTCGATTTTGACGACGACGGCCAGGGCTGGCTGATGAATCCTGGCCTGGCATTGCCCCGCAGGCCGGAACGCCATCTCTGGCGCCGGCCCGTGGCCCCACCGCCCCTACAGCGGCCCGTAACCCTCGGGGAACTGATCCGCCAACTCGAGGAAATTGCCGAACGGCTCGAAGACGACGAGGGCAAGGCCCGCAATCGCCATCGCCCCAAGCGCTATAGCGAGCGGGCCGCGATTGAGCAGGTGGCCGCCCTGGCCCACCGCGAAAAGCTGCCGGAAACCACGGCCGCCCTCAGCCAATTTCTGCTGCAGTGGCCCGAGGCCCTTGATTGGACAGGCTTTGACCAACTCGTGCACTCCTGGGCCCAGTGCGTTGAAAGCAAAGGGGCCGCCGCCGACCTCGACGCCGATCGGGTTGGGGTCTTTTGGGCCCTGCTGTTTCTGTGTCATCAGGGCAAGGTGGAGCTGCAGCAGGAGGGAGGACTGTTTGGTGCATTGAGCCTGAAACGGCTGCTAAACGAGGGCGAAAGCGTCCAGCTGCCGCTGGTGAAGGCCGTTGCATCGCCCCAGGGACCAGCTGCCATGCCGACCCATGCAGCGCTGGCTGCCTAGGCCGTTCACTAGGCTTACTTGTCCGTCAGAAATGAGCAAACGCCAATGAAGGCGATGATCTTGGCGGCAGGCAAGGGAACACGGGTGAGGCCGATCACCCACACCATTCCCAAGCCGATGATCCCCATCCTCCAGAAACCCGTGATGGAGTTTCTGCTGGAGCTGCTGCGGGAGCATGGTTTCACCGAGATCATGGTCAACGTTTCGCACCTGGCTGAGGAGATCGAGAACTACTTCCGCGACGGCCAAAGATTTGGCGTTGAAATTGCCTACAGCTTTGAAGGCCGCATTGAAGACGGCGAGCTGATTGGTGATGCGATGGGTTCGGCCGGTGGCCTGAAAAAGATCCAAACCTTCCAGCACTTCTTCGACGACACCTTTGTGGTGCTCTGCGGCGATGCCCTGGTCGACCTCGACCTCAGCGAAGCGGTGCGGCGCCATAAGGCCAAGGGTGCCCTGGCCAGCCTGATCACCAAACGGGTCCCCCGCGACCAGGTGAGCAGCTACGGCGTAGTGGTGACCGATGACGACGGCAGGGTGCGCTCCTTCCAGGAGAAGCCGGCCATCGAGGAGGCCGCCAGCGACATGATCAACACCGGCATCTACATCT
Encoded proteins:
- a CDS encoding LysR family transcriptional regulator, with product MADLPFTLDQLRILRAIASEGSFKKAADSLYVTQPAVSLQIQNLEKQLSVSLFDRGGRKAQLTEAGHLLLSYCDRILSQCQEACRALDDLHNLKGGSLVVGASQTTGTYLMPRMIGLFRQKYPDVAVQLQVHSTRRTGWSVANGQIDLAIIGGELPTELGELLQVVPYASDELALVLPTKHPLARLPELTKDDLYRLGFVCLDSQSTTRKMVDQLLARSGLDVARLKIEMELNSFEAIKNAVQSELGAAFLPVVSIERELSAGSLHRPQVADLLVRRQLKLITHPARYCSRASDAFRKEVLPVFASPDSPLRRPLQAGQAP
- a CDS encoding NAD(P)H-quinone oxidoreductase subunit M, translating into MSEAEILLKSTTRHVRIFTASVVDGNLVPKPGELTMDLDPDNEFVWDGPVLAKVQQRFGELVDSFAGADLSEYNLRRIGSDLEGFIRQLLQAGELRYNPDARVLNYSMGLPRSPESL
- a CDS encoding NAD(P)H-quinone oxidoreductase subunit 5; translation: MPSAAEIAWLIPVLPLAGACLVGLGLISFNRTINRLRKPVALLLISCVGASGVLSYAVLAEQLAGAAMTEVLFPWATAGTFSLEMGFRVDALGAVMLALVTTIAVLVMIYSDGYMAHDKGYVRFFTYLALFSSSMLGLIISPNLLEIYVFWELVGMCSYLLVGFWYDRDGAANAAQKAFVVNRVGDFGLLLGILGLFWATGSFGFEEIGVRLQEAIAGGSVSNGVAILLCLLVFMGPMAKSAQFPLHVWLPDAMEGPTPISALIHAATMVAAGVFLVARLQPIYVPFEAVQTVIAVVGTITLFLGASIALTQMDLKKGLAYSTVSQLGYMMLAMGCGAPVAGMFHLVTHAFFKAMLFLCSGSVIHAMEEVVGHEPVLAQDMRLMGGLRKYMPITSATFLIGCLAISGIPPLAGFWSKDEILGQAFGHFPVLWAAGFITAGMTAFYMFRLYFLTFEGSFRGGDQTIQAQLLSAAGKGQGDDAAEAHGGSHHHADHPHESGWQMAMPLAVLAVPSALIGLLGTPWNSRFARLLNPEEAAHMASHFSWAEFLPLAGASVGVSLLGISIAVLAYALHKIDLGTAVAGRFPTINAFFANKWYLDQINDKLFVQGSRKLAKQVLEVDSKVVDGVVNLTGLVTLGSGEGLKYFETGRAQFYALIVFGGVVALVVLFGSLG
- a CDS encoding alpha/beta fold hydrolase, with translation MASWNWRGHNINFLRAGRSDQPNKVLLIHGFGASIGHWRQNIPALSEQADLIALDLLGFGASDKPRSHLANEPATAGSVRYCFDLWAEQVVDAAQYFLADRGQLHLIGNSIGAVVALAAAKRMEALGTAPTQVVLIDCAQRTLDDKRAAQLSGFEQTTRPLTKQLVRQRWLISPLFQLLAQPGFIRQVLNKAYPSGANIDADLIELLHKPSTTPGASESFRGFVNLFNDYLAPEILAEFKTPVRMLWGEKDPWEDVVEAQRWAEDFACIKELRVLPGLGHCPHDEAPEIVNPILKEWISAPGPPKN
- a CDS encoding phytoene synthase; amino-acid sequence: MTPLPTLDQAYEECRLETAEWAKTFYLGTLLMPPVKRRAIWAIYVWCRRTDELMDSPEAQALPEEELARRLDGWEQRTRELFAGEVRDGLDLVMHDTIERFPQPLQAYLEMIEGQRMDLQKHRYATFQELELYCYRVAGTVGLMTQEVMGLDAAYITAPWSDRPDTSNAAVALGIANQLTNILRDVGEDRGRGRIYLPLEDLERFGYSEDDLFAGTLNDNWRELMRFQLGRARDWFARSEAGVRWLAPDARWPVWASLRLYRGILDVIEQHQYDVFTKRAYVPKAGKLLDLPFSFLVAQVR
- a CDS encoding NnrU family protein: MLALLLAFAVLHSGGASLRAWGVERIGERAWRVLFAALSIPSAVVVIGYFLAHRYDGTRLWNLQEQAWIIPVVWVGTAISFLFLYPATYNLLEIPAVLKPQVRLYATGIIRISRHPQAVGQVLWCATHLLWIGSSFMVVTCFGLIAHHLFAIWNGDRRLANRFGAAFEELKAHTSVIPFRAVLDGRQQLVLGEFLRPAQLGIAIAVGVFWWAHRWIGAGATTFSRTGLGHLLG
- a CDS encoding DUF3172 domain-containing protein codes for the protein MTRSRYRPDPRYGEESRGPSRGNPGRGPGGPGGNGPGDGKGPFQFNVATVAVLAGVLVVGIGIGTSLSSNTQGDQGNIASSQQLDMAVADPEFCKQWGASAFVMDVELYTTMNPSSSFVTQPALKPGCVIRRENWSVLQKEGAVTAEQMRQCKQRMNTFAYIGSVKDKPIVRCVYQTDISENKFLTKGVADDTVGITPEADKF
- the pds gene encoding 15-cis-phytoene desaturase, whose amino-acid sequence is MRVVIAGAGLAGLSCAKYLCDAGHTPVVVEARDVLGGKVAAWQDEDGDWYETGLHIFFGAYRNMRQLFNELDIEDRLQWKSHSMIFNQKETPGTYSRFDFPDLPAPLNGLAAILGNNDMLSWPEKISFGLGLVPAILRGQGYVEECDQYSWTEWLRIHNIPERVNDEVFLAMSKALNFINPEEISSTVVLTALNRFLQEGDGSKMAFLDGNPPERLCEPMVDYIRARGGEVHLDSPLREIELNGDGTVAGFRIGGIKGKEPRTVVADAYVSAMPVDPFKLLIPEAWKDLPYFKKLDGLNGVPVINIHLWFDRKLTEIDHLLFSRSDLLSVYADMSNTCREYEDPKRSMLELVFAPAKDWIGRPDEEIVAATMEELKRLFPTHFTGDDQAKLRKSIVVKTPLSVYKTVPGCQQLRPDQASPIDNFFLAGCYTMQRYLASMEGAVLSGKQCAAAIDRSPVEA
- a CDS encoding segregation/condensation protein A, giving the protein MAEGGARLAIRLLQDAAERGDLDPWDVDVIAVIDGFLDQLRQRIEVPRLVAALRQGRGGSYEQDLAESSEAFLAASVLVGLKAEVLEAATFPPAPIETDFGFDFDDDGQGWLMNPGLALPRRPERHLWRRPVAPPPLQRPVTLGELIRQLEEIAERLEDDEGKARNRHRPKRYSERAAIEQVAALAHREKLPETTAALSQFLLQWPEALDWTGFDQLVHSWAQCVESKGAAADLDADRVGVFWALLFLCHQGKVELQQEGGLFGALSLKRLLNEGESVQLPLVKAVASPQGPAAMPTHAALAA
- a CDS encoding NAD(P)H-quinone oxidoreductase subunit 4; the protein is MPFPWLSASILFPIAAALVIPFFPDEGEGKQVRWYALAVALITFLLTVGGYLTGYDPSDPGLQLVERVQWLPSIGLSWSVAADGISMPLILLTSFITALAVLAAWPVTFKPKLFFFLLLAMDGGQIAVFAVQDMLLFFLAWELELLPVYLLIAIWGGKKRQYAATKFIIYTAGSSLFILLAGLAMAFYGGGIPTFEYSELMAKGFPPSFQLLCYAGLLIAFGVKLPIVPLHTWLPDAHGEATAPVHMLLAGILLKMGGYALLRFNCQILPDAHAQFAPLLVVLGVVNIIYAALTSFAQRNLKRKIAYSSISHMGFVLIGIGSFSALGSSGAMLQMISHGLIGASLFFLVGATYDRTHTLQLDEMGGVGQNMRKMFALWTICSLASLALPGMSGFVSELMIFVGFATDDAYSLAFRIVVDGLAAIGVILTPIYLLSMLREIFYGKENVELASHTQLVDAEPREIYIVGCLLVPIIGIGLYPRLMTDTYRASMEALVARDESAMKMLNSRGPAPIGSGLIRQAPLSAPSLG